One segment of Geomonas ferrireducens DNA contains the following:
- a CDS encoding SdrD B-like domain-containing protein: MRNLIRIKLTVSMVAGLLLRTSSRLRLTLTALLLLAALGTGSTAFAAGIFCSQFGGVVDGNNPATLAAVRGASTFGIDTNCTIKNFPDSIGGFPITNINFNFPQHQSYYIAFLDVFYYGNMSCNDPTQSDFWIYWAPGGYNNISPSCQAFMVPVDAVSKKNPLGQTTAAVGAPFTYTISVPLLGKLDASGTFQYISNADDATVTNVVIPDDLTATGAALSYVTNTAYLVNPSTGARTLLNGGAPLVPGASASWLSSHPGILSDGRKHLVFSYENNAALASLPAGYNLEIQVTVVLDNAPANANLAGTQFSNTAKMWFDKPINTTSMVDLQAWPGTTPPMTVVEPELTLVKTGSAATVNVDSQVQYTLNVQNTGGGDAWNATITDRIPAGMAGVSPVGTLSARIYASDGITPVTAPLVSGTDYTFTWSGGSGNPGLLTLTLLDTVKIAPTQRLIVNYQAQVDSTGVASGATFTNIAGATRWYSAGSSFAGRREYDRAITDGTPGTIDFQDAYTVTAALAGYYFQKTVRDATTGTNPAAAAFPGDRLHYTLLLQNFTWPPLSNVSISDVLPVGLGSIANVTVTPAGGSTRVLQPSGTSQGAITVTGLTLPGGATANAQLMIEFDATVDATLQNGAVLSNQASVTGIDNTTVPATRWAGVSDDPYVNGTVLLGSGGDPTRVTVQAPGALSKANPAQATATIGQQFSYLVKVPAVPAEVPLYDVRILDNLGLSAAGMSFVNAEVISGGAWNLTNTGTAGNVILQDLATGVDIPAGGQVVVQVTVALQNAAANKNGLGFANTASYTYNKINGDSLSQAAGGAATTAAMTVVEPHLTATKAATYASPAGKDASAPAVPGDVVRYTVTVKNDGTSRAYDADVMDFLPANLSLVPGSASAQIDGATVSGFVTTPAARAGGEVVWGAQNGDASLDIPAGGTLVISYLATVLATDGAPIVNRVYADWTSLSGAVAAERTGAGCPNVTAPNNYCTGPVTTELASFDPTTLVKSVVSDSWSGAGASATDATLRVGDTVVYNLALNLREGVTGNVVLTDLLPPGLAFDSLVSVAPASGGNFSYTLVSQPAPGTTGSVTWNLGNVTNLADNNQANNTLTIQYRARVLKNTLAQSPTAQQLVNGATLSYAINGVAATPRKSEATLNLWQPLLSVSKSAATASGGTVIAAGENVTYTVKLVNAGTAPAYNAVLADTLPLGLRQGGVSTTSVTLVDSATGAVSATLPILPPSYNQATGVATWNFDVAGSASLYAIPAGKTLQVVYTLKADAGLGAGVTLNNQAQVTTYYSFDSQDVPAGSVLDQRQPYQATPPATVQLTTAAATALGKSALVDKAAIGQPFTYRITVPAVPQSTAMYDVRVLDELGSAATGVDLRFVSAQRVSGPAFTPVNTGSATSLVIEDAAAGIDIPAGQQAVLDVTVVLTNAAMNAPGKQFQNTASYTYNGVNATPATRANGAPGASGAVTIVAPALTLQKSGGATINALAPGNFTLDIKNMGGSTAWQTVISDVLPNVTTPAPGSMCGSAPTNVTARIYQADGVTPVSGTLVNGTDFTVSFAPAPACTMTVTMKSAQAALAPNQRLIVTYAAALDPYTAGGITLTNVAGAASWLSADPAVTAPGNIQTLTGALTNGTPGVVDTQDAFTVTTQAPLLTFAKTVANATTGGTGATAKPGDILKYTLTVKNVGALGSANFTLTDELDRLNQSAMFAPGSLKLLTVPAGATTSATSATGGLKGTGVVSIGNLNIAPQGEAGDTVVVEFQATLAPVLDNGSLVANQAQIASPLLPVQLSDDPSLSGSTDPTRTVIASAPSFTFQKTVRDVTSGTGIVKAGDTLSYTLTLKNDGTENATGVTLRDQVPANTTYLPNSTTLNGKPVADPAAGVSPLQGGIAVNSPANLTPGTMPAAAGTATNVATVTFQVQVNKSVVAGTLISNQGVVDGTGAASGAFPEEVSDDPATPAADDPTTVVVGSLPLIYALKTVRLATDGNGNGLVDPGDELQYTITMTNSGGVDATGVVLTDAIPANTSYVAGSTRLNGQAMADPPAGRSPLTDGVGVYSAGLSVSSSPGGTLAAGGTGVVTFKVLVDPGVASGTVISNQGNVASAQLPAVKTDADGNPSNGYQPTVIVVGNAQRLTLTKSVAVVGGGAALAGSVLEYTIRAANVGLVPATAVVLSDDLTQLSGKGSYVAGSALMNGSANGVSYTAPVLLADYGTAYGALAPGAAVVLRFQVKLNATVPSGSVVANTAQASWDTPSQLANAGTSVTVGGTPGSATLAGTVWQDANHDKTMNGGETPAAGWSVDLYQDGRVVGTVQSAADGSYRFSGVAPNPGGVPAYELRFTAPGATASTAMLGWCNSPFTNAMQRISAIVADGGTLLGGLDLPLTPNGVVYNSVVRTPVPGATLVMVEAKGMTPVSSACFNDPAQQGQVTPAGGFYKFDLNFSDPSCPSGGEYLIRVTPPASGYMTGESRLVPPASGETTATFSVPACPGSGLDAVPTPPGYCEAQSSELAPGVSVLAGPATAYYLRLTLDNQQPGYGQIYNNHIAVDPTLDTAITIKKSVSVTNVTRGQLVPYTITLSNTLGAALRGLTVVDTFPLGFKYVAGSARMDGVKAEPALNARQMVWNVGELATKTSHSITFLMIVGSGVSEGEYVNRAQVLSTVTDSVASLVDSATVRVVPDADLDCTDVIGKVFDDGNGNGYQDEGEKGLAGVRIVTARGLIAGTDQFGRFHITCAVVPDEERGSNFILKLDERTLPTGYRVTTENPQVERATRGKMLRFNFGAAIHRVISMDVADGAFEPGKTELRRQWRPRIELLMKELEKSPAVLRLSYLAEIEKDSLVQGRLKALKKEITERWGDGYPLTVETEVFWRRGAPP; encoded by the coding sequence CGATCTCACCGCGACCGGGGCGGCACTCAGCTACGTGACCAACACCGCATACCTGGTGAACCCGTCGACCGGCGCAAGAACCCTGCTGAACGGCGGCGCCCCCCTTGTGCCGGGTGCCAGCGCCTCCTGGCTTTCCAGCCACCCCGGCATCCTCTCCGACGGCAGAAAGCACCTGGTCTTCTCCTACGAGAACAACGCGGCACTCGCGTCGCTTCCGGCGGGTTACAACCTGGAGATCCAGGTCACCGTCGTCCTCGACAACGCCCCCGCGAACGCGAACCTCGCCGGGACCCAGTTCTCCAACACGGCGAAGATGTGGTTCGACAAGCCGATCAACACGACGAGCATGGTCGACCTCCAGGCCTGGCCCGGCACCACCCCGCCGATGACCGTGGTGGAGCCGGAACTCACCCTCGTGAAAACCGGCTCGGCCGCAACGGTGAACGTCGACTCGCAGGTGCAATACACCCTGAACGTGCAGAACACCGGCGGGGGGGATGCCTGGAACGCGACCATCACCGACCGCATCCCGGCGGGCATGGCGGGGGTGTCCCCAGTGGGAACTCTCTCCGCCCGGATATACGCCTCCGACGGGATCACCCCGGTTACCGCACCGCTTGTGAGCGGCACCGACTACACATTCACCTGGAGCGGCGGAAGCGGCAACCCGGGGCTTTTGACCCTGACCCTGCTCGACACGGTGAAGATCGCCCCCACCCAGCGACTCATCGTGAACTACCAGGCCCAGGTCGACTCCACCGGCGTCGCCTCGGGGGCTACCTTCACCAACATCGCCGGCGCGACCAGGTGGTACAGCGCGGGGAGCAGCTTCGCCGGGCGCCGCGAGTACGACCGCGCCATCACCGACGGCACCCCGGGTACCATCGATTTCCAGGACGCCTACACGGTGACCGCGGCGCTTGCCGGCTACTACTTCCAGAAGACGGTCCGCGACGCAACCACCGGGACCAACCCGGCCGCCGCCGCCTTCCCGGGCGATCGGCTGCACTATACGCTTCTTCTGCAGAACTTCACCTGGCCCCCGCTCTCCAACGTGAGCATAAGTGACGTCCTCCCCGTCGGGCTCGGTTCCATCGCCAACGTGACCGTCACCCCGGCCGGAGGGAGCACCAGGGTCCTCCAGCCCTCGGGCACCTCCCAGGGTGCGATCACCGTGACCGGGCTCACCCTCCCCGGCGGGGCCACCGCCAACGCTCAGCTCATGATCGAGTTCGACGCCACCGTGGACGCGACACTTCAAAACGGCGCCGTCCTTTCCAACCAGGCGAGCGTCACCGGCATCGACAACACCACCGTCCCGGCGACCAGATGGGCGGGGGTGTCCGACGACCCCTACGTGAACGGCACCGTGCTCCTCGGTTCCGGGGGGGACCCGACCCGGGTGACGGTCCAGGCGCCGGGGGCGCTCTCCAAGGCGAACCCCGCCCAGGCAACTGCCACCATCGGCCAGCAGTTCAGCTACCTCGTGAAGGTCCCTGCCGTCCCGGCCGAGGTGCCGCTTTACGACGTGAGGATCTTGGACAACCTGGGACTCTCCGCCGCCGGGATGAGCTTCGTGAACGCCGAGGTGATCTCGGGAGGGGCGTGGAACCTCACCAACACGGGAACGGCCGGCAACGTCATCCTCCAGGACTTGGCCACCGGGGTGGACATACCGGCAGGGGGACAGGTGGTGGTCCAGGTGACGGTCGCGCTGCAAAACGCCGCCGCCAACAAAAACGGGCTCGGCTTCGCGAACACCGCGTCTTACACCTACAACAAGATTAACGGCGACAGCCTGAGCCAGGCGGCGGGAGGGGCCGCGACCACGGCCGCCATGACCGTCGTCGAACCACATCTCACCGCGACCAAGGCGGCGACCTACGCCTCCCCGGCCGGGAAGGACGCCTCGGCGCCCGCGGTGCCGGGCGACGTGGTGCGCTACACGGTCACCGTCAAGAACGACGGCACCTCTAGGGCCTACGACGCCGACGTGATGGACTTCCTCCCCGCGAACCTCTCTCTCGTCCCCGGCTCCGCCTCGGCCCAGATCGACGGCGCCACCGTGAGCGGCTTCGTCACCACGCCAGCGGCCCGCGCCGGTGGAGAGGTGGTATGGGGTGCGCAAAACGGCGACGCGAGCCTCGACATCCCCGCCGGCGGCACCCTGGTAATAAGCTACCTGGCCACCGTGCTCGCGACCGACGGCGCCCCCATCGTGAACCGCGTCTACGCCGACTGGACCTCTCTCTCCGGCGCCGTCGCGGCAGAGCGCACCGGCGCCGGGTGCCCGAACGTCACCGCGCCCAACAACTACTGCACCGGCCCGGTCACCACAGAGCTCGCCTCGTTCGACCCCACCACCCTCGTAAAGAGCGTCGTTTCCGACTCCTGGAGCGGTGCGGGTGCGAGCGCCACCGACGCGACCCTGCGCGTGGGGGACACCGTGGTCTACAACCTCGCGCTTAACCTGCGCGAGGGGGTGACCGGAAACGTGGTGCTCACCGACCTGCTCCCGCCGGGGCTCGCCTTCGACTCGCTGGTGAGCGTGGCCCCCGCCTCGGGGGGGAACTTCAGCTATACGCTCGTCTCCCAGCCCGCGCCTGGTACCACCGGCAGCGTCACCTGGAACCTGGGTAACGTGACCAACCTCGCCGACAACAACCAGGCCAACAACACCCTGACCATCCAGTACCGTGCGCGCGTCCTGAAGAACACGCTGGCGCAGTCCCCGACGGCGCAGCAGCTCGTGAACGGAGCGACCCTCTCCTACGCGATCAACGGCGTTGCCGCGACGCCGAGGAAATCGGAGGCGACCCTTAACCTCTGGCAACCGCTTTTGAGCGTCTCCAAGAGCGCCGCGACGGCAAGCGGCGGCACGGTGATCGCCGCCGGAGAAAACGTCACCTATACGGTCAAGCTGGTGAACGCCGGCACCGCCCCGGCCTACAACGCGGTGCTTGCCGACACGCTCCCCTTAGGTCTGCGCCAGGGGGGTGTCAGCACGACTTCGGTGACCCTTGTCGACAGCGCCACGGGTGCGGTGAGCGCTACGCTCCCGATCCTCCCCCCGAGCTACAACCAGGCCACCGGCGTCGCGACCTGGAACTTCGACGTCGCGGGCTCCGCCTCGCTCTACGCCATCCCGGCCGGCAAGACGCTGCAGGTGGTCTACACCCTGAAGGCTGACGCGGGGCTTGGCGCCGGGGTGACCCTCAACAACCAGGCGCAGGTCACCACCTACTATTCCTTCGACAGCCAGGACGTCCCCGCGGGAAGCGTTCTCGACCAGCGCCAGCCCTACCAGGCCACCCCCCCGGCCACGGTGCAGCTCACCACGGCGGCGGCGACCGCCCTCGGCAAGAGCGCACTCGTCGACAAGGCGGCCATCGGCCAGCCCTTCACCTACCGGATCACCGTCCCCGCCGTGCCGCAGTCGACCGCCATGTACGACGTGCGCGTCCTGGACGAGCTCGGTTCCGCGGCGACCGGCGTCGATCTCCGCTTCGTCAGCGCGCAGCGGGTCTCCGGCCCCGCCTTCACCCCGGTGAATACGGGGAGCGCCACGAGCCTCGTCATCGAGGATGCCGCCGCAGGCATCGACATCCCTGCCGGTCAGCAGGCGGTCCTCGACGTCACCGTCGTGCTCACCAACGCGGCGATGAACGCGCCGGGCAAACAGTTCCAGAATACGGCGAGCTACACCTACAACGGTGTGAACGCCACCCCGGCGACCAGGGCCAACGGCGCTCCGGGTGCCAGCGGCGCGGTGACCATCGTCGCCCCCGCACTCACGCTGCAAAAGAGCGGGGGCGCCACCATCAACGCGCTCGCCCCGGGTAATTTCACCCTGGATATAAAGAATATGGGGGGGAGCACGGCCTGGCAGACCGTCATCTCCGACGTCCTCCCCAACGTGACCACCCCGGCACCGGGGAGCATGTGCGGCTCGGCCCCCACGAACGTGACGGCGCGCATCTACCAGGCGGACGGGGTCACCCCGGTCTCGGGGACGCTTGTGAACGGCACCGACTTCACGGTGAGCTTCGCGCCCGCGCCCGCCTGCACCATGACCGTCACCATGAAGTCGGCCCAGGCGGCGCTCGCGCCGAACCAGCGCCTGATCGTCACCTATGCCGCCGCACTCGACCCGTACACCGCGGGTGGCATCACCCTCACCAACGTCGCGGGAGCCGCGAGCTGGCTGAGCGCCGACCCCGCGGTCACCGCACCGGGGAACATCCAGACCTTGACCGGAGCGCTCACCAACGGCACTCCCGGGGTCGTCGACACCCAGGATGCCTTCACCGTGACCACCCAGGCGCCGCTTTTAACCTTCGCGAAGACGGTGGCGAACGCGACCACCGGCGGGACGGGCGCCACCGCGAAGCCGGGCGACATCCTTAAATACACGCTGACCGTGAAGAACGTAGGTGCCTTGGGATCGGCGAACTTCACCCTGACCGACGAGCTCGACAGGCTGAACCAGAGCGCCATGTTCGCGCCGGGGAGCCTGAAGCTCCTCACCGTCCCGGCCGGTGCGACGACCTCCGCGACCTCGGCGACCGGCGGCCTCAAGGGAACCGGCGTCGTGAGCATCGGCAACCTGAACATAGCACCGCAGGGGGAGGCGGGAGACACGGTGGTGGTTGAGTTCCAGGCGACCCTCGCACCGGTCCTCGACAACGGCTCGCTCGTTGCGAACCAGGCGCAGATCGCCTCGCCGCTTCTTCCTGTCCAACTAAGCGACGACCCGTCCCTTTCCGGCAGCACCGATCCGACCCGGACCGTGATCGCCTCCGCCCCCTCCTTCACCTTCCAGAAGACGGTGCGGGACGTAACCTCCGGGACCGGCATCGTGAAGGCGGGTGACACGCTCAGCTACACCCTCACCCTGAAAAACGACGGCACCGAGAACGCGACAGGGGTGACGCTGCGCGACCAGGTCCCGGCGAACACCACCTATCTCCCGAACTCCACCACGTTGAACGGCAAGCCGGTCGCCGATCCCGCCGCCGGGGTGAGCCCGCTGCAGGGGGGGATCGCTGTTAACTCCCCGGCGAACCTCACCCCGGGTACGATGCCCGCGGCAGCCGGAACCGCGACCAACGTCGCCACCGTCACCTTCCAGGTGCAGGTGAACAAGAGCGTCGTCGCGGGAACCCTCATTTCGAACCAGGGCGTGGTGGACGGAACCGGCGCCGCGAGCGGTGCCTTCCCCGAGGAGGTCTCCGACGACCCGGCGACCCCGGCCGCGGACGACCCGACCACCGTGGTGGTGGGGAGCCTGCCGCTCATCTACGCGCTGAAGACGGTGCGGCTTGCAACGGACGGCAACGGCAACGGCCTCGTCGATCCGGGTGACGAGCTGCAGTACACCATCACCATGACCAACTCCGGCGGCGTCGACGCGACCGGTGTGGTCTTAACCGATGCGATCCCCGCCAACACGAGTTACGTTGCGGGTTCCACGCGGCTGAACGGTCAGGCTATGGCGGATCCCCCCGCCGGCCGTTCACCGCTTACCGACGGCGTCGGTGTCTACTCCGCGGGGCTCTCCGTGTCCTCCTCCCCCGGTGGCACCCTCGCGGCTGGAGGCACCGGCGTCGTCACCTTCAAAGTCCTGGTCGATCCCGGCGTCGCATCCGGGACCGTGATCAGCAACCAGGGAAATGTCGCCTCGGCGCAGCTCCCCGCGGTGAAGACGGACGCCGACGGCAATCCGAGCAACGGCTACCAGCCGACCGTGATCGTGGTGGGGAACGCGCAGCGGCTTACGCTCACCAAGTCGGTCGCGGTGGTGGGTGGTGGCGCCGCCCTTGCCGGAAGCGTCCTCGAGTACACCATCCGCGCCGCGAACGTCGGGCTCGTCCCGGCGACCGCCGTGGTCTTGAGTGACGACCTGACGCAGCTCTCCGGGAAAGGAAGCTACGTGGCGGGGAGTGCGCTCATGAACGGCTCCGCCAACGGGGTGAGCTACACCGCTCCGGTCCTCCTCGCCGACTACGGTACCGCCTACGGGGCGCTCGCTCCCGGCGCCGCCGTCGTGCTCCGCTTCCAGGTGAAACTGAACGCGACCGTCCCAAGCGGAAGCGTCGTCGCCAACACCGCCCAGGCCTCCTGGGACACCCCGTCCCAACTGGCCAACGCGGGGACCTCGGTCACCGTCGGCGGGACGCCGGGAAGCGCCACCCTCGCCGGCACGGTCTGGCAGGACGCAAACCACGACAAGACGATGAACGGCGGCGAGACCCCGGCTGCCGGCTGGTCCGTCGACCTCTACCAGGACGGCCGCGTGGTCGGGACGGTGCAAAGCGCCGCCGACGGCTCCTACCGCTTCAGCGGCGTCGCCCCCAACCCGGGAGGGGTCCCCGCCTACGAGCTCCGCTTCACCGCGCCCGGTGCCACCGCTTCCACGGCGATGCTCGGCTGGTGCAACTCCCCCTTCACGAACGCGATGCAGCGCATCTCGGCCATCGTGGCGGACGGCGGGACGCTCCTCGGGGGGCTCGACCTCCCGCTCACCCCCAACGGCGTGGTCTACAACTCCGTCGTGCGCACACCTGTGCCGGGCGCGACGCTCGTCATGGTGGAGGCGAAGGGGATGACCCCCGTCTCGAGCGCCTGCTTCAACGATCCCGCCCAGCAGGGGCAGGTCACCCCGGCGGGGGGCTTCTACAAGTTCGACTTGAACTTCTCCGATCCCTCCTGCCCCTCCGGCGGTGAATACCTGATCCGGGTGACCCCGCCCGCCTCGGGGTACATGACCGGCGAGTCGAGGCTCGTTCCTCCCGCCTCTGGCGAGACCACGGCAACCTTCTCGGTCCCCGCCTGCCCGGGAAGCGGCCTGGACGCCGTCCCAACTCCCCCGGGGTACTGCGAGGCGCAGTCCTCCGAGCTGGCGCCTGGTGTCTCGGTGCTTGCGGGTCCGGCGACCGCCTACTACCTGCGCCTCACCCTGGACAACCAGCAGCCGGGCTACGGCCAGATCTACAACAACCACATCGCCGTCGACCCGACCCTCGACACCGCCATCACCATCAAGAAGAGCGTGTCGGTGACCAACGTGACGCGCGGCCAGCTGGTCCCCTACACCATCACCCTGAGCAACACGCTCGGCGCGGCACTCAGGGGACTGACCGTGGTGGACACCTTCCCGCTCGGCTTCAAATACGTCGCCGGATCGGCACGCATGGACGGCGTGAAGGCGGAGCCCGCGCTCAACGCGCGGCAGATGGTCTGGAACGTGGGCGAGCTCGCGACGAAAACAAGCCACAGCATCACCTTCCTCATGATCGTCGGCTCCGGCGTCTCGGAAGGGGAGTACGTGAACCGGGCCCAGGTGCTCAGCACGGTCACCGACAGCGTCGCCTCGCTGGTGGATTCCGCCACGGTGCGCGTCGTCCCGGATGCCGACCTCGACTGCACCGACGTCATCGGCAAGGTCTTCGACGACGGTAACGGCAACGGCTACCAGGACGAGGGGGAGAAGGGGCTTGCCGGCGTGCGCATCGTTACCGCTCGAGGGCTCATCGCCGGCACTGACCAGTTCGGGCGCTTCCACATCACCTGCGCCGTCGTCCCGGACGAGGAGCGCGGCAGCAACTTCATCCTGAAACTCGACGAGCGCACCCTCCCCACCGGCTACCGGGTCACCACGGAGAACCCGCAGGTGGAGCGCGCCACCCGCGGCAAGATGCTCCGCTTCAACTTCGGCGCCGCCATCCACCGCGTCATCTCCATGGACGTTGCCGACGGCGCCTTCGAGCCGGGCAAGACCGAACTGCGCCGCCAGTGGCGGCCGCGCATAGAGCTTCTCATGAAGGAACTGGAGAAGTCTCCGGCCGTCCTGCGCCTCTCCTACCTGGCTGAGATCGAGAAGGATTCGCTGGTGCAGGGCCGCCTGAAGGCGCTCAAGAAGGAGATCACGGAACGCTGGGGCGACGGCTATCCCCTCACCGTGGAAACCGAGGTCTTCTGGCGCCGGGGGGCACCGCCGTGA